The segment TCCAATTCTCAGACAGCTTGACATCAATTTGCACCTTTATACATGCAACCAAAACATCTCACCAGGTTAACAAGGATCCTAAAGGTCCTCAGGAGGGATGGGGAGCATGGGGGCTAATATAGCTCTCAAGAAATCAATTTAGAGCAATGTAAACTTTTTGCATGACACCTTGACATTGAGTACCATTATTACTGCATGACTACATGTTTtcttaagtaaaaatgtatacaAACTTCTAACAAGTTGTGAGAAAAAACAAGTAAGCTattacattttgtctttttttacattaaagcagaaatagatTAAGATTAAGACACTTCCAGATCGCTTGTAAATGTCAATTTTCTTTGAGtaccacattttaaaaaagcaatggaacgtgaccaaagtgctttacagaaatgtttgcGTTTTTAATCTGGACCTGTATACATTTGAGGAAAAACATGTCTGGTTTATTGATGTGCTTGTGCTGGTGTGTGGATGCTCAGAAGATTGGTTCAACCTTAACTGTGAGTAACACATTCTTAGCTCAAACCACATCAGGCGTCACCTCTCAGGACCTCTAAACTGGAAAAACCTGATTAAGTTGTGTAATTAACTCCAAAACattgtacacattttttttactgtcaagtAACACACCAGGATTGTTGGCAGCAGAGTGACTGTATGATTCCAAAGCGCAAAAACTTTGCCTGATTTGATCTTCCAACTCTAATTACCATATTCCACCTATTTTTTGTTGAGATTTAGAAAGCGTAACCTTAACTGACCTGGCATTTACACAAAAGCAGTCTGTTCACTCAGGGTTCAGAGAGTTTCATAGAAAAGGTGAAAGTTACTGATGATATTATTCATGTGTCTATGCTTATCCTCCCACAGCTTTCAGCTACAGCTCATTGATTCACAAACACTGCTTCCTCACTTTCTTATTAAAGTTTGCAAAAGTGGTCTGATGCAATGAAAGTAACCGTAAACTTTAATCTCAGACTTAGAGTTGGTGTTTGCGTTCTTAGATGCGTTGGATGTGTGATGATGCAAACCTAATAATTGGGCTGGTATTTTTGCTGGGAGTGACTTTAGTGACTCAGTTTTGCAGAAGCCAACTCCCTGGAGACTGGAGCTGTGTGAACCACGGTCCTGTCGTCACCTTCTTATGATTTCTGATTGGACCACTGAGGCCTTTTCCTATTCATTAACAAGtgtcagttttactttgttCCCCACAGAAACAGCAGCGTAAGCAGCTCTCTAATTAACtaactttctttttgtaaacCACACAACAAGCAGGTGTTTGAATTTCCACATTAACAGGTGAAACCCTTGAGCTGCTTTCTTATGTCAGAGCCTCCAGAATTACTGAGAAGAGCAGAGACCATGGTGCTGTATATCTCCTGGTAACTTTGTTCATAACAGCAGCcagtatttattcattcattcatttagcccctttgtgaaatgtttttcgATTCAGCTCCAATCTCAACATGACAAACTGGAGCAACACCCTTATTAATGGAGCCCTCATTACTACGGGCGAGGTCCTGATCTGTTGAACCGTCTCCTCttcatcctaccatcactcgttAACCAAAATACCAGCTACTTGAATCTTCAGTCACTGCTGCTGGAGATAAATGCCCATATATGAGTTTTAATTGTACAAATTTAATTATTCCTACTTTTCTgacaccagaaacaaacaaaaaaagaaacatgtaatAAAGATTATACTAGATTATACTGTAAACCGCACGATGATTAATTTAACTGCATCACTGAGACAAACCAGCTTACTTTCTGCTCCACTGTCctccagaaacatgtttttatttaagtggcAGAGCtctaaaaagaagaagtgaaaCGTAGCAGCACAGGATATTTCAGAAATGAACAGATATAAGTTTAACAGCATTAAAAAGAAGTCTTTGTCAGTTTAAATCTAAGAAGATACGTTTACTTGTGTttaatgttcataaaaacagtgaatACTTTTGTTACTAAAAGTGGACGGTTTATACGTCTCCTGATTAAAAATCTTAATGATGTCTCTATTGTCTCTGTATAATTTTGTCTGTGGTGGATTAAAAGCTGGAGAACAAACCAGATACATGGAGCAGAACATACACAGAGGGATAAAGTCGAGCGTTACCTGTGGTAACACTACACCCCCTAGTGATCTGAAGTTAGAACGCCTCAGCCACTCAAATACTCTATCGCTGCTATTGGCGtggacagatggaaaaaaacatgcaatttcACTGgactttgtttgcaaaaaggtaaacatgattatttttttgattttgttttcttttgttcttttttcacagTAAGAACTTTGAGTTTTAGTCTGATCTTAAACAATCACACCTGGAAAGGACTCATGGGTTTTAGGATTTGtactaaaaaaagtaaaacaaatgataGTAAAAGTGGGAGGAAAACAAGGCTTTGGATTTGTTCAAAGTGAGAGTGACCCATTGTGCTATAGTTGatcacagaggaagaaaaacacaacacgCTGCTAGGGCgcattttctattttatgacacaaaacctttttaaggTTGTTTTATCGAAAATAATAGAGGACTGAATGGattcacaaaaaacagaaatgaacatttttgctATGATTTTGTGTAGCATTGTTCCCAATATGTGCAAAaaccataaataataaaagtcagTCTCCTTAAAACAGCCCCACTCGCTTCACTTCTCTTCTTGGCTGTGAAAGAGATAAACTTGCTCACGGCGTGAGAGGGAGTTTCTTTCAAGAATGTGGGTCAAAGACAAAAACCTACCGACCGTGTGAGAGGAAGCAGAGGGGCTGGGAGGAGATGAGCAggacaggcaaacaaaaaactgctttgGCGCACATGAACCTTCCCCACGTGAATCAATATTCAAGCCCTGATCTCCCCGTTGAGCAATGAGGGCAAAGAGAAGTGGGAGCTGAAAGACAGGAGGTACAAAGGGAGGCCTGTGAAATGACATGCGTACAGAAGGAGATTCTCACTGGAGGCGAAGAGAGGAAGAAGACTGCTATGCGTGTTTTGAGGAAAACGGAGTAAGGTTTTTAACGAACGCTGCAATTTGAAGAAATCTATCTGATACGCACTGGACTCCAGTTGGGATCATTAAGGTAggtaacagaataaaaagtccACTTAAATTATAAACATTGTGGGAGAGCATGTCTAAAGGCACAGATATTTGCTTGAACTTTTGCCTCCAATGTTGTCCCTCTTTCTTGGATGGAAaactattattttgtttgtttgttactgcTCGTATATCACAATTTCTTTCCTGCCGGGTGCAGCATTTGACGTATTGacaaattgttttcaaaatcagttctatttaaacattttcctaaTGTCTGCGGGCagtgaaaggtgaaaaaaaaaaacacattattgcaTACACAACCAGAATATGAGCAAAAGATGGACAAATTCTGCAAGATGACCTGACTTTTGAAATTCTAAAattaacagagaaaataaattgtttctCAAATGCATCTTATTGCTAATTGTATTAAATGGGAATTTTATATAGCCTAACAAACGTTTTCACTTTCCCGTTTTCAGTTGTGTGGTTTTGAGGAAGGCTTCTGTGACGAGTGGGACGATGTTCTCCAAGTGGAAGTGGCTGATTGTGATCCAGCTCCTGCTGACTGAACAGGCCCTCTGCAGAGACCCGCCGTCTTTGGCCAAGAGGGACACGCTACTTCAAGAAACTCCTGCTCATGATGTTGTGAAGCAGAAAATCCATCCACAGCCCATTCTGTCGTCCACTAACCAGTCTGGACCTGAATCGCCAGCTTCACAAGAAGTTTCACAAGAAGAGGAGAGGGTCCGATCTGCTCGACTCGTGACATCGGCCCTCAGGGCAAAGCTTCAAGATCACCTCCACATCGAAGGGAATAGCAGCTGTGAGGAGCTGCTGTCTGCCAGCACAGTGGATGATCCATTATCCTCTTCGATCCTTCAGGAGCTGCTGGGTCTCTCTTTGGTGCCTGTGTTGGTGGTGGCCGGATGTCCCAAGGAGGCTCAGACTCTGGTGCTGAGGCTGTACGACCTGCTGGGAGAGGCTGATACGGAGGAGCTCTTGATGGAGGTGGGAGCTCTCACAGAGCGGAAGGTTAGCAGGTCCACATCTGCACCAGCATCATCGGAGAGAGATGCAACAAGTCGACACATAGACGCTGTCATGTTCAACATTCAGCAGCTGGCCTCAATGGAAGAAGAAACCGCTCCACAGGAGGGTCATTGTGAGGGTTGGACCAGAGTAAATGGGACCACGCTGGTGGGAACAGCCGTGAAAGGAGGCACAGGTAGACTGAAGGATGCTGTGAGCAGCTGTGAAAGACTCGGGCTCCTGTGTGCAGGGGTGAGCAGCGGTGGGC is part of the Kryptolebias marmoratus isolate JLee-2015 linkage group LG4, ASM164957v2, whole genome shotgun sequence genome and harbors:
- the apof gene encoding uncharacterized protein apof; the protein is MFSKWKWLIVIQLLLTEQALCRDPPSLAKRDTLLQETPAHDVVKQKIHPQPILSSTNQSGPESPASQEVSQEEERVRSARLVTSALRAKLQDHLHIEGNSSCEELLSASTVDDPLSSSILQELLGLSLVPVLVVAGCPKEAQTLVLRLYDLLGEADTEELLMEVGALTERKVSRSTSAPASSERDATSRHIDAVMFNIQQLASMEEETAPQEGHCEGWTRVNGTTLVGTAVKGGTGRLKDAVSSCERLGLLCAGVSSGGLLMPGLYQAVLKKGSRIFPSPSTESECWIRQCSAQEDVLLTAASGQRTKRSAHRSCINKNEERVYNVMEWIPGVSTLYSLGTAVYYASVNCSATAKERAILSAVDLGTDALMVATGGTAGVAGYALGAGVKTGVKAGVKYLINSMKKEDDVLVNQSSWEQGVFTVQ